The sequence TTGCAAAAAACTCAATTCAAGTGAGCCGTATTTACTGCCACCATCACCAATGATGATGGTGGCAGTGGCATTGATTTTTAAAGGACACATTCTAGTGAACGAGTTCTTAATGCGATCGCCTTCATGAATGACATTAATCACAAAACACCAAGAATACTGCTTGCCTATCTAAAGGGGCATCTCAAAAGCAGGGATTTGCCAAATAGTACGAACTTCTGGAGAAACAATAAGTCGTCATATTCTTTTCTTTGAGTGTGCCATATTACCATACTGGACAACGCGTTAGAGCCTATGCCTCGGCATAGGCTCGTCCATTTGCAAGGGATTTAGGGTGTAACTTGATTCCTGCAGGGTGGACTACGCAACTGGAATGCACTCGTTGAGTATTTTGCCAAAAGTGGGTACTCCCGTTTACACTAGACGGCTAGCGTAGGCTTTACCGGTGGCTCGATCGCACAATCCAGTAGCTGACAGCCAGGGCAAAGATGGCCAAAGCCAGCCCGATCAGCGTTGTCCCCGTCACCTTGGTCAAGTCTAGAATAATGAACTTTCGGCCCACCGCCGTCAGGGCGGTGGCGATCACCAGCTCTACCTGCACCACGTGCTTTTGGAGGTAGGCGGTGATGTTCTCTAAAATCTCTAGGGCGATCAGCACCGTCAGGAACAGGCCAAAAATATCGATCACGGTTTGGCCGAGAAACATGCCGGGACTGCTGGTAAAGATCGCCTGCACCAGCACT is a genomic window of Nodosilinea sp. E11 containing:
- a CDS encoding phosphate-starvation-inducible PsiE family protein → MANRARQLIDQFKNETFLLRLHQFEGNISKLLSLGMVVVILAIVFDLAVVLVQAIFTSSPGMFLGQTVIDIFGLFLTVLIALEILENITAYLQKHVVQVELVIATALTAVGRKFIILDLTKVTGTTLIGLALAIFALAVSYWIVRSSHR